The genomic window CGTCCATAAAatgatggttttacagtgtgACTTAAAACAAAGTTTATACTGTTCCTGCTCCAAGTGCCTGCTCCATCAATCAGGAGGCTTTTAGAACTGCAGATATGTTTGCAGTTTAAAGTAAATGATGTGGATCACACACATGGTTCTACTTACACATACCAAGCTGTGTAACATTCCTGCTCTGACCAGTGCATTTCACATGAGTGGCATGTGTTCATTTAAAACCAGAACAAGCAGATTTTAACGTTACAGCAGAATGTCCATAGAGAACAGGATACTGttgcagaaacagagaaaaagggCTGAACTGAGCCAGTATGACTATAGGCAACTAGGCAATGATTGTTtaacaaaagcaaaacaagaGACACACCCAACCAGCAGCTATTCTGGCAACAATAGAATTAAAGGTGTCTCATTTACAAGTGAAGTCTTCCGTTTGTGGTCACATGATCTCCACTTTCATTCAACTCAGCCCTCAACCTTAAGTGAGTGATAGCACAGAAAGCTGTCCTACTGGCTCTTCCTCATTCCTGTGGAGGCTCACCCTGCTCTGACTGTAAGTGTGTTCaaggaataaaaaaagacaaaaacaagctgGCAGCAAGGATCAGGAAGGGGAGAGATATTCAAGAAGGTAAATATGCTTTTATCCTTTTTTTGCTGTCTATTTCTCTTCACCTTGGATGTTTTCTTTCTCCCACACACTTCCCagtcttatttttgtttttttctcacgcGTTTCTGTCTTTTAGAGAGGAGGTGCAGTGGGGACTGTCGGTTTCTAATTGGCCGCAACGATAAAACTCTGTTTCCTGTGTACTCAAAAGCAGAGAGTGGGTAGTGATTAGAGGTTAGAGGCAGGCCATCCCAAAAGCAGAGGCTCCTCCTGTTGTTAGCATCTCAGATGATGTGTAAATACAGACACTCAATACTCTAGTTTTACACCAGTCGTTTCAACTGAaacgaggaagaagaagacttGTCTTGACTTGAGGATGGACAAGGAGgggaagaaaacaaagacatttgtgTCCACCTTTCAGCTGGCCCTCAAGCCTCAGGCACGACTTTGCAGAgtggagaagcagaaagagaatGGACTGGATAAGAGAACAGTTATTAGCAACGACATAAAGACAGTCTCATCTACAACAGGTAAATGTCtaaaaaaactgctgaaaaGATTTAATGTCTCACTTCTTTATATTCTTCTTTATATTCCTAAACTTCACCACATGAAATACGTGGATTTTGTAATGGTTAGTGTTGCATGCCTGCACTCTCTCACACATCACTTTCAACTGGTGACCACTCACTGCCCACCCTGCTATAAATTccaacacatgtaaacaaacacacctaGAGTGGGACAATCCTGTAAACATCATGTCACGTTATAACTGATGCTGCAGTTGAAACTTCACTTAGGTTTTTAGGATAATATCGCCCCATCCTGAAAGGTCAGTGACGGAGGAAATCCCAGCGCTTGCAACTCACGGAAGCATAACTAAGAACAAAATCCATTGTCCTACTCTTTTCCTCTTTGTTAAGATGCCAGACGGACACAAGCTCAGAGTCTGGAAGCACCTCGTTTCAAAGAACCACTTAGGGATTGTGCAGTCTGTGACGGAACTGATGCCTGTTTTCAAGGTGTTATCACAGGAAGTGAACCTCTGAACATTTCCTGGCTACACAATGGTAAGTGACTGAATACAGTTTCCTTGAAATATGATGACTGAAGCTCTTATGAGTGTTGATTAATACCTATTTGTGTCCTACAGAAGTTGAAAGAAATTTTAgaaaatctttgtttttcaaTATATTTTACTCACATTTACAAACGTGcagtgataatgatgatgatgatgatgatgatgagcttCCAAATCAGGTGAATAGGTCAAATTCACATACACATTTCTTGATGGCAGCTGTAAGTACTATGGATTTGCTTCTGGAGTGTTATGATGGCTCACTGTGACCATCTCCCAGATGGTCTCCCAAGAACATTACATTTGCAGCCTCGGAAACAAGACCGTCACCCTGATGCAGACCTCGTTGCATTCTTGGGTGCTAGAGATTCTGAATGGTTGCAGTATTTAAAATTTTCTTTTGTCTCTGGTGTGAAGTGGAGGTCTCATCCATGGTTACAAATTGCTGGAATGAATCTTACATGATCTGGGTTGTGGAGTATTTAGGACTCCGCAAGCGGACACTTTGGTTATTTGTAGCTTGCTGTGGATAACTGTAGGGACATGTCGATGAGAGATGCCCAGCTCTTACATCTTCACCATGCTGTACAAACCTAATAAGCataatcaaatacatatatACTGATGGATTCCTTTCACTGTCTTTAGGTGAGAAGGTGCCTTCAAGTAAGATATACTTCTGGAATGGTGTTGCCAGTCTGTCCTTGTCTCAGTGTTCACCTGCAAATGCTGGGACATACACCTGCACGGCTGAGAACACTGCAGGAAAACAGTCTAGCAGTGCAGTGTTATATGTTAAAGGTAAATTACTCACAGGTGTTAAGTGACTCCATTGATCTGTGTACAGTAAACCTGACCCACTCTGTTTACAATGGAACAGCGATAATGGAAATCCCCCGAACGGACCGCTATGATCTGCAGAGTGATGCCACGGAGAAGGTGGCATCACAGGAAAACACTGAACAGCTCTCCACTTTAAAAGAGGAAAGCCAgcacagagaagagaaggataAAGGTAGAAAGAATCCTCCACTGTGTCTGCATTTCTTCTTTGTGTGAATACAAAAACTACTAAATAATGTAAATTGATAGTAATTGTGATCACTATAATAAAAGGAGGGTAGCAATGTAGCAGGAGACATGCAGTGACAACTGAGCATGAACTTAGGCCATCTACAAGCTGGTTATCTATTGACCACACATGACTGCTCCCATGTGATTGGCTGGATACTCCTCCAATCTGCACCTCCAGACAAAAGTGTCTACTGAATTTAGACACTTAGACgcttttagttgtttttttatttgaaaactCTTCTTCTCAGGGCCACCAGTGGAGTTTATAGAGCCACCTGAGCAGGTGGAGGTTCAAGTGGGCCAGCAGGCTAGGCTATTCTGTGAGTTCAGGAGCAGCTGTGTCCCTGTGGCCTGCTGCTGGATTTACAACAAAGACAAGGTAAGAATCAGCTTCTTTaaactctttgtttttgtgcacaactGAAGACTTTTTCTCTGCAGGTGGTAGCAGAGGGACCACAGGTGTCAGTCAGGAGCTCAGGGACACAGAGTAGTGTGATAATCTCTCAAGCTCTTCCAAAGGACACAGGATCATATACTGTGGTTGCACGAAACAGAGCTGGGACTGCTCAGCATACAGTCTCCCTTAGCGTAATAGGTGACTTATTGATTCAATGTTTCTAGTTTTAATTTTAACAAAACTTAACTTGTATGCATTAaggtacagttttttttttttaattctctgcAGACCGGCCTGATCCACCTGCATCCCAACCTGTTGTTTCCCAGCTGTCCACACAGTCCCTGGTCCTGTCCTGGACTGGTCCCAGCTATGATGGAGGCACAGCTGTGTTAGGTTATATTGTAGAGGTCAGTCAAGTAGGTCCGAATGAGTCTACGACCTGGACTGAGTTAACAAACTGCTGTAAGAACACATCCTACCACGTCCGCTCAGGCCTGGAGCCTCAAGGAGAGTACCGTTTCAGGATCCGAGCTTACAACTCAGCAGGGACCAGCGACCCTAGCCAGGAGTCTGGCTGTGTGAAGATGGCCACTACTGCAAGTGAGTGAGAAGTTGGGTCAAGAAGGTCTTTCATTTACCAGTTGGAAATGcttgtcatttttgtgtgtttgtgtctaaagaggagaagaaagaaaagcccGGGTCATACATCACAGTAACCATTGACACCAAACACAAAGTCAGGGACCACTACAATGTCCATGAGAAGCTGGGAGTGTAAGTAAGAACAAAGTCAAATCCTTCATTTAAAATTTCAATCTAACCAGGCAGATAGGAACTGCTTATACATCTTTTGGATTCATTTGTATGATTTCTAGTGGAAAGTTTGGTGAGGTATATCGAGTGACCCACAAAGAGACAGGCCAGGAGTGTGCAGGCAAGTTCTACCGAGCAAGGACCACTAAAGAGAGATCAGCAGCTCGCAAGGAGATTGAACTGATGAACAAGCTTCACCACCCAAAGCTGGTCCAGTGTCTGGCTGCTTATGACACACGTTCAGAGATGGTCATGGTCATGGAGTAGTAAGGAATTCTGATCTGAGTGCACAGATTTGGTAATgatgtttccatggtgacagcttGTATTTCTCTGTCCAGCATCGCAGGCGGGGAGCTCTTCAAACACATCGT from Parambassis ranga chromosome 19, fParRan2.1, whole genome shotgun sequence includes these protein-coding regions:
- the LOC114452684 gene encoding myosin light chain kinase, smooth muscle-like, encoding MDKEGKKTKTFVSTFQLALKPQARLCRVEKQKENGLDKRTVISNDIKTVSSTTDARRTQAQSLEAPRFKEPLRDCAVCDGTDACFQGVITGSEPLNISWLHNGEKVPSSKIYFWNGVASLSLSQCSPANAGTYTCTAENTAGKQSSSAVLYVKAIMEIPRTDRYDLQSDATEKVASQENTEQLSTLKEESQHREEKDKGPPVEFIEPPEQVEVQVGQQARLFCEFRSSCVPVACCWIYNKDKVVAEGPQVSVRSSGTQSSVIISQALPKDTGSYTVVARNRAGTAQHTVSLSVIDRPDPPASQPVVSQLSTQSLVLSWTGPSYDGGTAVLGYIVEVSQVGPNESTTWTELTNCCKNTSYHVRSGLEPQGEYRFRIRAYNSAGTSDPSQESGCVKMATTAKEKKEKPGSYITVTIDTKHKVRDHYNVHEKLGVGKFGEVYRVTHKETGQECAGKFYRARTTKERSAARKEIELMNKLHHPKLVQCLAAYDTRSEMVMVMEYIAGGELFKHIVDENFEHTEPTSARYMQQILEGMQYVHKQNIVHLDLKPENIVCVDTAGTRIKIIDFGLARELEEGKPLMVMHGTPEFVAPEVINYEPVGLETDMWSIGVICFILLSGESPFQGNSDAETFALVTAACYEFDEESFEDISDQAKDFISSLLKKDRRDRLLCTEALLHPWMVSFTPLTRRPTKSLNKEKMRHFLAKRKWKKTGKAVLALQRIANLSNRPDSPGSSSEELGWSQEAEEAIKSLDRQLQAEPRFQHVLKDITLPKGATAQLKCLITGYPQPKVKWLQNEEPLSESRRVTMEQHRDGLCSLILADLKPSDSGLYVCKASNKLGEAMCSAKLKVQL